From a region of the Candidatus Eremiobacterota bacterium genome:
- a CDS encoding DUF4416 family protein yields the protein MGKVRSIEPVKLIVGMIGKREEHFGEALEMLTPQYGPVDFSSDFIPFTFTSYYEREMGTGLLRRFFAFRRLVLPSVLPGVKLSAIGIEERFSLPGEGGGMKRQINIDPGYIGLSKLVLASTKDRSHRIYIGEGIYAEVTLQFEKRTFRPWHWTYPDYRSPGYIGIFNAIRLTLCEQLTEAEGDAKERAQ from the coding sequence ATGGGTAAGGTAAGGTCAATTGAGCCTGTAAAGCTCATTGTGGGGATGATAGGAAAGAGAGAGGAGCATTTCGGCGAGGCCCTGGAAATGCTCACGCCTCAGTACGGACCAGTGGACTTCTCGAGTGACTTCATCCCTTTCACTTTTACCTCTTACTATGAGCGTGAGATGGGAACAGGCCTATTAAGAAGATTTTTCGCCTTCAGGCGCCTTGTGCTTCCTTCGGTGCTCCCCGGGGTGAAGCTCTCAGCCATCGGGATAGAGGAAAGATTCTCCCTGCCCGGTGAGGGAGGCGGCATGAAGCGCCAGATAAACATTGATCCCGGTTATATAGGCCTCTCCAAGCTGGTCCTCGCGTCAACAAAGGACAGGTCTCACCGGATCTATATCGGGGAGGGCATTTATGCCGAGGTGACCCTCCAGTTTGAAAAGAGGACTTTTCGGCCTTGGCACTGGACTTACCCAGACTACCGGTCACCGGGATACATCGGGATATTTAATGCCATAAGGCTGACGCTGTGCGAGCAGCTCACAGAAGCTGAAGGTGATGCGAAAGAGAGGGCACAATGA
- a CDS encoding DUF47 family protein, with amino-acid sequence MTFLFKSQKRIEVMIGTYLEHFLECAQSFSTGMKCYLEKGTGADFDYWVNRTHKEESSLDDLRRTIEMELYSKALLPESRGDILGLLETADRIPNKLESVLFQIQCENIRLPADLIADLENLLQNSCESCKIVSEAIRDLFHKRERIQELTRKIDHLESFCDQLERRIITKIFKSGLETGEKVLLKQLILQIGDIADGAESVSDRIIITSVKGQI; translated from the coding sequence ATGACATTTCTCTTCAAGAGCCAGAAGCGCATCGAGGTAATGATAGGAACCTACCTGGAGCATTTCCTGGAGTGCGCCCAGAGCTTCAGCACCGGCATGAAATGCTACCTGGAAAAGGGTACCGGCGCTGATTTCGACTACTGGGTGAACAGGACCCACAAGGAGGAGTCCTCTCTCGATGACCTGAGGCGCACGATAGAGATGGAGCTTTACAGCAAGGCACTTCTCCCCGAATCGCGCGGCGACATCCTTGGGCTCCTGGAGACGGCCGACAGGATCCCCAACAAGCTCGAATCAGTGCTCTTCCAGATACAATGCGAGAACATAAGGCTCCCCGCCGACCTCATTGCCGACCTGGAAAACCTGCTGCAGAACTCATGCGAGTCCTGCAAGATCGTCTCTGAAGCCATCAGGGATCTCTTTCACAAGAGGGAGAGGATCCAGGAGCTCACAAGAAAGATCGACCACCTCGAGAGCTTCTGCGATCAGCTCGAGAGAAGGATCATCACCAAGATTTTCAAATCGGGCCTCGAAACAGGTGAGAAGGTGCTTCTCAAGCAGCTGATCCTTCAGATCGGCGATATCGCTGACGGCGCCGAGAGTGTCTCAGACAGGATCATCATCACGAGCGTTAAAGGGCAGATATGA
- a CDS encoding anion permease — protein MTALLPFYLLGGIFLGWSIGSKDFANVFGTAVTSRMLRFWNAVVYASLFCMLGALLEGERGIETLSRLAPQNLQTAIISTVAAALTITILNVIRLPISTSQAVVGSIIGIGIMTGKAEFHGLGKIVLCWLGAPVGAAMIVVPLYLGLGKIYNSLHLNIFQRDALLRSSLIIVGCYASYAMGANVTANIAAVFVSSGLLTARAAALIGSLSIALGIATFSKGVMMMVGRGLIKLDAFSALVAVLAEALTVHFFAVIGVPVSTAHAIIGSILGIGFIRGFKALKVKNLVGILVAWGLAPLIACIFAMIIFFLSNLHYVKPS, from the coding sequence ATGACGGCGCTGTTACCCTTCTATCTTCTCGGGGGCATTTTTCTCGGGTGGTCAATCGGCTCCAAGGATTTCGCCAATGTATTCGGCACAGCCGTCACCTCCCGGATGCTCCGGTTCTGGAACGCTGTTGTATATGCCTCCCTTTTCTGTATGCTCGGGGCCCTTCTCGAAGGGGAGCGCGGTATAGAGACCCTGAGCCGCCTCGCGCCGCAGAATCTGCAGACAGCCATTATATCGACCGTTGCTGCAGCCCTTACCATCACAATTCTCAATGTGATAAGGCTGCCCATATCCACCTCGCAGGCCGTCGTCGGGAGCATCATAGGGATTGGCATCATGACAGGAAAAGCCGAGTTCCATGGCCTGGGCAAGATCGTGCTCTGCTGGCTTGGCGCTCCCGTGGGCGCTGCAATGATAGTCGTTCCTCTTTACCTCGGCCTGGGAAAGATCTACAATTCACTTCACCTCAACATTTTTCAACGCGATGCCTTACTCAGATCAAGCCTGATCATTGTAGGGTGCTATGCCTCTTATGCCATGGGCGCCAATGTCACCGCCAATATCGCCGCGGTCTTCGTGAGCTCCGGTCTTCTCACTGCCAGGGCGGCAGCGCTTATCGGCTCACTGAGCATCGCCCTGGGAATTGCCACCTTCAGCAAAGGGGTAATGATGATGGTGGGGAGGGGCCTTATCAAGCTTGATGCCTTTTCTGCACTTGTAGCAGTGCTCGCCGAAGCGCTCACTGTCCATTTTTTCGCCGTAATCGGGGTGCCCGTATCAACAGCCCATGCGATAATCGGCTCCATTCTCGGTATCGGTTTCATTAGAGGATTCAAGGCCCTTAAAGTGAAAAATCTAGTAGGGATCCTGGTGGCCTGGGGACTTGCCCCCCTTATCGCATGTATTTTTGCCATGATTATCTTTTTTCTTTCCAACCTGCATTATGTGAAGCCATCATAA
- a CDS encoding rhomboid family intramembrane serine protease, giving the protein MKCPRCEGNGKCVECKGSGFVTCSNCNSTGTVSITLPSGVEKNTTCKFCNGKGAIQCNPLCESCAGKGEISSELQKEMQEKYSLSLLMMKEHIVRVSTIILAINIVCYILTLVLQQISGHNVMLRMGSMYTPAVIAGQWWRLVTSIFLHVDIMHFLLNSYCLIIICPPIEKILGSFKFFVLYMLSGLAGNALSFFLLPTLPSAGASGALFGVLGAYFGLNVRQKIFESAYISQLMIWLGINVVIGIMPGSNINMWAHIGGFACGFIFSSFIKLR; this is encoded by the coding sequence ATGAAATGTCCGCGCTGCGAAGGGAACGGAAAGTGTGTTGAGTGCAAGGGCTCGGGCTTTGTCACTTGCTCGAACTGCAACAGTACAGGCACTGTCTCTATCACGCTCCCTTCAGGCGTCGAAAAAAATACCACCTGCAAGTTCTGCAACGGCAAGGGGGCCATCCAGTGCAACCCCCTCTGCGAGTCGTGCGCCGGGAAAGGCGAGATCTCCTCGGAGCTCCAGAAGGAGATGCAGGAAAAGTACTCCCTCTCACTTCTGATGATGAAAGAGCACATTGTAAGGGTGAGCACTATTATTCTTGCCATAAATATCGTCTGCTATATCCTGACCCTTGTGCTCCAACAGATAAGCGGCCATAATGTCATGCTCAGAATGGGATCCATGTACACACCCGCGGTCATAGCGGGCCAGTGGTGGAGATTAGTGACCTCCATCTTCCTCCATGTTGACATCATGCATTTCCTGCTCAACTCGTACTGCCTCATCATTATCTGCCCGCCTATAGAGAAAATTCTCGGCTCTTTCAAGTTCTTTGTGCTTTATATGTTGTCAGGGCTGGCAGGAAATGCCTTGAGTTTTTTCCTGCTGCCCACCCTGCCGTCGGCCGGCGCCTCGGGCGCCCTCTTCGGGGTGCTTGGCGCCTATTTCGGCCTCAACGTGCGCCAGAAGATATTCGAATCGGCATATATCTCGCAGCTTATGATATGGCTCGGCATAAATGTGGTGATCGGCATCATGCCCGGGTCAAATATCAACATGTGGGCTCATATCGGGGGGTTCGCCTGCGGCTTCATTTTCTCATCGTTCATCAAGCTGAGGTGA